The proteins below are encoded in one region of Blastocatellia bacterium:
- a CDS encoding MotA/TolQ/ExbB proton channel family protein, whose translation MSLSVALFSAASKALFFIAQVSVASGDSANGENLSLLEMLHRMQWPARIVAIILALMSIYSISVMVERWLTFNAARNQSRQFIPKVAAALRDQEINRVLTISEQHKKSHLAIVVNAGLQEYLLQREADNPGELADALSEALDRARALKAAELSRGLSGLATIGSTAPFVGLLGTVIGIINAFQGMRIAEGTGIGAVAGGISEALIETGFGLIVAIPAVWTFNHFNHRLETFRVEMHNSSSELLSYLKKHWKNSFKRASE comes from the coding sequence ATGTCACTATCAGTCGCTCTTTTTTCAGCTGCCAGCAAGGCCCTCTTTTTTATCGCTCAGGTCTCAGTCGCATCCGGTGATTCAGCCAACGGTGAGAATCTGTCACTACTCGAAATGCTTCATCGAATGCAATGGCCGGCGAGAATCGTTGCGATCATCCTGGCCCTCATGAGTATTTACTCTATCAGCGTGATGGTCGAGCGGTGGCTTACCTTTAATGCCGCACGAAACCAGTCGCGGCAGTTCATACCGAAAGTGGCGGCGGCGCTACGCGACCAGGAAATCAACCGCGTCCTAACCATTTCTGAACAACATAAGAAATCCCATCTGGCGATTGTGGTCAATGCCGGTTTGCAAGAATATCTTTTGCAACGGGAAGCCGACAATCCCGGCGAGCTGGCTGACGCGCTGAGCGAGGCGCTGGATCGCGCCAGGGCTCTGAAGGCGGCGGAGTTGAGCCGGGGGCTGTCGGGGCTCGCGACGATTGGCTCAACCGCTCCGTTCGTTGGATTGTTGGGCACGGTCATCGGAATCATCAATGCCTTTCAGGGAATGAGAATAGCTGAAGGAACGGGGATTGGCGCTGTCGCCGGTGGGATTTCTGAAGCCCTGATTGAGACCGGATTTGGTTTGATTGTCGCAATCCCAGCGGTTTGGACGTTCAACCACTTCAACCATCGGCTAGAAACATTTAGAGTGGAAATGCACAACTCATCATCTGAGTTGCTGAGCTATCTGAAGAAGCATTGGAAAAACAGCTTCAAAAGAGCCAGCGAGTAG
- a CDS encoding site-specific integrase — MNTKVRKTLFDLWPENSEYECVFTNPKAGVSLVELKHGFRSACNEAGVQDFRFHDLRHTTGTRLADAGTDAFAIAEVLGHRNLQTTRRYTHATELRKRRAVEALANYSKDGQKQ; from the coding sequence ATGAATACCAAAGTTCGTAAGACGCTCTTCGACTTGTGGCCGGAGAATAGTGAGTACGAATGCGTGTTCACCAATCCCAAGGCGGGGGTAAGTCTTGTCGAACTGAAGCACGGTTTCAGGAGTGCTTGCAATGAGGCAGGCGTTCAGGACTTCCGGTTTCACGACCTGCGGCACACAACAGGGACGCGGCTTGCCGATGCCGGCACGGATGCTTTTGCCATTGCCGAAGTCTTAGGGCATCGTAACCTGCAAACGACCAGGCGGTACACCCACGCTACAGAGCTAAGAAAAAGGCGAGCAGTTGAGGCTTTGGCGAACTACAGCAAGGATGGTCAAAAACAATGA
- a CDS encoding SDR family oxidoreductase — MRLQNKVALVTGASSGIGKAIATRFAAEGAHVAVNYRPGGKSDMDAALAEAAVFGPTSIAVPADISKREDVERMVEQVIAQFGRLDILVNNAGIEIKKPFLEVTDEEWNKVIAVNLYGAFVVSQIAARQMVQQSAGKIINISSVHEDIPFPEYTAYCASKGGLRMMMRNLAMELAPYKINVNNIAPGAIATPINQAVLDDPAARKNAVSEIPWGRFGRPEEVAAVAVFLASDEAEYVTGSTYYVDGGLTQQVTLY, encoded by the coding sequence ATGAGATTACAGAACAAAGTCGCACTCGTGACCGGGGCCAGCAGCGGCATCGGTAAAGCCATAGCCACGCGGTTTGCCGCGGAAGGCGCGCACGTTGCAGTCAACTATCGCCCCGGCGGAAAGTCCGACATGGACGCGGCGCTGGCCGAGGCCGCGGTGTTTGGGCCAACTTCAATTGCCGTGCCTGCGGATATCAGCAAGCGCGAAGACGTTGAGCGCATGGTTGAGCAAGTAATCGCGCAGTTCGGACGGCTTGATATTCTCGTCAACAATGCCGGGATTGAAATTAAGAAGCCTTTCCTTGAGGTCACTGATGAGGAATGGAATAAAGTCATCGCCGTTAATCTCTATGGCGCTTTTGTAGTGAGCCAGATAGCGGCAAGGCAGATGGTACAGCAAAGCGCCGGCAAGATCATCAATATCTCTTCTGTACATGAGGACATCCCATTCCCTGAGTATACGGCTTACTGCGCTTCAAAGGGCGGGCTGCGAATGATGATGCGCAATCTGGCAATGGAACTGGCCCCCTACAAGATCAACGTCAATAACATCGCGCCGGGAGCAATCGCCACACCGATCAATCAGGCGGTGCTTGATGATCCGGCGGCCAGGAAGAATGCCGTCAGCGAGATTCCTTGGGGGCGATTTGGCAGGCCGGAAGAGGTCGCCGCGGTCGCCGTGTTCTTGGCGAGTGACGAGGCGGAGTACGTGACCGGCAGCACCTATTATGTTGATGGCGGATTAACCCAGCAAGTCACCCTCTATTAA
- a CDS encoding tyrosine-type recombinase/integrase, giving the protein MREKPYTERDGKIYAVVNYTDSKGVRRQIWRKAESKTDARNLARDLKDQLRNGTEQFEHTLTLDQYLDKWFAHIKGKRAEKTIEGYELIIRLYIKPFLGRKQLSKIKPLDVQGMVDELEASFSPKTVREANNLLARALKQAIKWRLITTNPARDVELPIKVQKEMKCFTPEEAQKFLEEASKDKYGLMFELALLTGMRPSEYFALQWTDLDFQKNTVTIQRALYRHNHGGNWAFKEPKTLQSRRTIPLPRYLTQELADYKRHQAEERLKMGAKWQNYNVVFASSNGNPLSRRNIEKRHFKPILVKAELPDIRLYDLRHTCATLLLADGENIKVVSERLGHADAAMVLRVYGHVLKGMQQGATDRIEAIVRRK; this is encoded by the coding sequence ATGAGAGAGAAACCCTACACCGAACGCGATGGAAAAATCTACGCCGTTGTTAACTACACCGACTCCAAAGGAGTACGCCGCCAGATATGGCGCAAAGCTGAAAGTAAGACCGATGCTCGAAATCTTGCCCGCGATCTGAAAGACCAACTGAGAAACGGGACAGAGCAGTTTGAACATACCCTCACGCTTGACCAGTACCTTGATAAGTGGTTTGCCCACATCAAAGGCAAACGTGCCGAGAAAACCATCGAAGGCTACGAGCTTATCATCAGGCTTTACATCAAACCGTTTCTAGGCCGCAAGCAGCTCTCCAAAATTAAGCCCTTAGACGTTCAAGGAATGGTAGATGAGTTAGAAGCCAGTTTCTCCCCTAAGACCGTCAGAGAGGCAAATAACTTGCTCGCCAGGGCATTAAAACAGGCAATCAAGTGGAGACTGATTACCACTAACCCGGCCCGCGATGTTGAGCTACCCATAAAAGTTCAGAAGGAGATGAAGTGCTTTACTCCAGAGGAGGCCCAGAAGTTTTTAGAGGAGGCTTCAAAGGACAAATACGGGTTGATGTTTGAGCTTGCCTTGCTTACAGGCATGAGGCCGTCTGAATATTTTGCTCTTCAATGGACAGACCTGGACTTTCAGAAAAACACCGTGACTATCCAGAGAGCTTTGTACCGACATAATCACGGCGGCAACTGGGCGTTCAAAGAACCCAAAACCCTACAATCAAGACGCACTATTCCTTTGCCCCGTTATCTCACTCAAGAGCTTGCCGATTACAAACGGCATCAAGCGGAAGAGAGATTGAAAATGGGAGCCAAGTGGCAAAACTATAACGTGGTGTTTGCCTCATCAAACGGCAATCCACTTTCACGACGCAACATTGAAAAGCGGCATTTCAAACCAATTTTGGTAAAAGCTGAATTGCCGGATATACGCCTCTACGATCTTCGCCATACCTGTGCCACCCTCCTACTGGCGGACGGAGAAAATATCAAAGTTGTATCAGAGCGGCTAGGACACGCAGATGCGGCGATGGTCTTGAGAGTCTACGGCCACGTCCTAAAGGGGATGCAGCAGGGCGCGACAGATAGAATAGAGGCGATTGTGAGGAGAAAATAG
- a CDS encoding PQQ-binding-like beta-propeller repeat protein: MANAQAGTVALVDVASRSVLGTIDVNPARVKSEGPGAPNYAQDTDVSPDGRTLYVSRGYLGDVAAFDIASGRLLWRRSLDTGRADHMTLTRDGRSLFVSALLDNRVYKVETATGQVTGHLVTGVYPHDNKVSRDGRRLYNTSIGPINSLPRKAGATPLSETPGYPFQLTIADVSTLKIVDRIRLDKPFRPWQFTPDEKRIYAQLSNEHTVVAYNLAARKVVRRLDLPVKPGVTVADWDFEAPHHGLALTPDGRTLCLAGRASDYAALVRASDLTLIATIPVGDAPGWAEIADKGRVCLIANTRSDDLSIISIPERAEIVRLPIGDGPKHITVARIPASVVAAFKARQ; this comes from the coding sequence GTGGCCAATGCGCAGGCGGGCACGGTCGCTCTGGTGGATGTGGCTTCACGCTCTGTCCTCGGCACCATTGATGTCAATCCGGCGCGTGTGAAGAGCGAGGGGCCGGGTGCCCCGAACTACGCTCAAGACACGGATGTTTCTCCCGATGGGCGAACGCTCTACGTCTCACGCGGCTACCTCGGCGACGTCGCCGCGTTCGACATTGCCAGCGGACGTCTGCTGTGGCGGCGGTCGTTAGACACAGGGCGTGCAGACCACATGACGCTCACACGGGACGGGCGGAGCCTGTTCGTGTCGGCGCTCCTGGACAACCGTGTCTATAAGGTTGAGACGGCCACGGGCCAGGTCACCGGCCATCTGGTGACCGGCGTCTATCCGCACGACAACAAGGTCTCGCGCGATGGCCGCCGGCTCTACAACACCAGCATCGGCCCGATCAACTCCCTCCCACGTAAGGCCGGCGCGACGCCACTGAGCGAGACGCCCGGTTACCCCTTTCAGTTGACCATCGCTGACGTAAGCACATTGAAGATAGTTGACCGGATACGGCTAGATAAGCCCTTCCGCCCCTGGCAGTTTACCCCGGACGAGAAGCGCATCTATGCGCAGCTGTCGAATGAGCATACAGTGGTGGCCTACAACCTCGCTGCCCGGAAGGTGGTCAGGCGACTCGACCTGCCGGTGAAGCCCGGCGTCACGGTTGCCGACTGGGACTTTGAGGCGCCGCATCACGGCCTTGCGCTTACGCCTGACGGCAGGACTCTCTGTCTCGCCGGACGCGCCTCAGACTATGCCGCTCTGGTCCGGGCTTCGGACCTGACGCTGATCGCCACCATTCCGGTCGGCGATGCCCCGGGTTGGGCGGAGATCGCCGATAAGGGCCGCGTCTGCCTCATTGCCAATACCCGCAGTGACGACCTGTCGATCATCTCGATCCCTGAGCGGGCCGAGATCGTGCGGTTGCCAATCGGCGATGGCCCCAAGCACATCACCGTAGCGCGAATACCGGCATCCGTCGTCGCGGCGTTCAAGGCGCGGCAATAA
- a CDS encoding ABC transporter ATP-binding protein, which produces MLDIEGLEKTYPNGVHALKGINLEVSAGVFGLLGPNGAGKTTLMKILATLLEPDSGRIAVNQVDFIRQKMAARRMLGYLPQEFGLYPTLTAEQMLTYFAKLKGVVASEERTALIDALLERVNLSSVRKQPVGGFSGGMRQRLGIAQALIGQPRLIIVDEPTAGLDPEERNRFHNLLSEIASEETVVLLSTHIVSDVSNLCGTMAIIRRGEIIAFRTPRAALAQIANSVWETTVPREKVSALKSRFKVISTQVFEGQTRVRVFSPDGKPGEEFSPGIPTLEDYYFVSQLGGAN; this is translated from the coding sequence ATGCTCGACATTGAAGGATTAGAGAAAACCTACCCGAACGGCGTTCATGCCCTGAAAGGCATCAACCTCGAAGTGTCCGCGGGCGTGTTTGGGCTGCTCGGCCCGAACGGCGCGGGTAAGACGACATTGATGAAGATACTTGCCACTTTGCTCGAACCTGACTCCGGCAGAATCGCCGTCAACCAGGTTGACTTTATCCGCCAGAAGATGGCCGCCCGCCGAATGCTCGGATACCTGCCGCAAGAATTCGGGCTGTATCCGACGCTGACGGCAGAGCAGATGCTCACTTATTTTGCAAAGCTCAAAGGGGTCGTCGCCAGCGAAGAACGCACCGCTTTAATTGACGCGCTGCTTGAGCGCGTCAACCTTTCGAGTGTGCGTAAGCAGCCGGTCGGGGGATTTTCCGGCGGTATGCGGCAGCGCCTGGGAATCGCGCAAGCCCTGATCGGGCAGCCGCGTTTGATTATCGTTGACGAACCGACGGCGGGCCTCGACCCTGAAGAGCGGAATCGATTTCACAATCTGCTTTCTGAAATCGCCAGCGAAGAAACAGTGGTGCTGCTCTCGACGCACATCGTATCCGATGTGTCTAATCTTTGCGGCACCATGGCGATCATTCGCCGCGGCGAAATCATCGCCTTCCGCACGCCACGCGCAGCGCTCGCGCAGATTGCAAACAGCGTATGGGAAACCACCGTGCCGCGCGAAAAGGTTTCCGCTCTCAAATCCCGATTCAAGGTGATCTCCACGCAAGTGTTTGAAGGGCAGACGCGGGTCAGAGTGTTTTCACCGGACGGGAAGCCGGGTGAGGAATTCAGCCCTGGGATTCCGACACTGGAAGATTATTATTTTGTCAGTCAGCTCGGGGGTGCCAATTGA
- a CDS encoding ABC transporter permease translates to MSPSFFAVFHIELLFNRKRYAPYAMGVLFAANALLWWGWGAAVSYGWATNSEFYIVRNFAGFSFMTLPLFTALIMGDPVIRDFRTGIAPLIFSKPVSRATYLLGKFFGNFLVLVCCQLAFPLTLISLQWFRTSGMVMQPLRVIPYFTHFLLLVVISHFALAALYYTVGTLTRNVKIVYGLGVAFYPFYIAYQAVLLKGLPWRWRIALDPLLMNWADLTAKGGGGNWVNAESINQFAFNYNSDVIANRLLMIGVSLLCLTLLYLRFSTIERGKKNAEPNQTSIFGLAPKTERLYSEPLSPGAAPSVQVIKTAAAEKVAIPRVNIITQGWRASRQQFMAAFEAEFRLLRAERSLVVVVPLIMLLCGLELAIYEVVPGVSYSATYAGRTASTLFLFLFGVAVFYTGETMHRDRELRIEPLLWSMPAPSSVLLFSKVLTTFLLSIFLIMMVALTAIGLQIYKGHTPLQFSLYIAIHAVISVPSGFFMIAASVASNALWRDKYLAYAVNLGVGGALYYLISQGHNHPLYNPVLYQLWTPADFVNGGHHLKLILVHRVYCVALSALLLALALLCFERKSTKELKESGRLSDRGWTLLIAAGSALIAMSMGLMINRGW, encoded by the coding sequence ATGTCACCGTCATTCTTTGCCGTCTTTCATATTGAGCTGCTGTTCAACCGCAAGCGCTACGCCCCTTATGCGATGGGCGTCCTGTTTGCCGCGAATGCCCTGCTGTGGTGGGGCTGGGGGGCTGCCGTTTCCTACGGCTGGGCGACGAACAGCGAGTTTTACATTGTCAGAAACTTCGCAGGCTTCTCTTTCATGACGCTGCCGCTTTTCACCGCGCTCATCATGGGAGACCCGGTCATCAGAGATTTCCGTACCGGCATCGCGCCGCTCATTTTTTCAAAGCCGGTCAGCCGCGCCACCTATCTGCTCGGAAAATTCTTCGGCAATTTCCTGGTCCTCGTCTGTTGCCAGTTGGCCTTCCCGCTAACGCTTATTTCGCTTCAGTGGTTCCGCACATCAGGGATGGTGATGCAGCCGTTGCGGGTAATTCCCTACTTCACACACTTCTTACTTCTCGTCGTTATCTCGCACTTCGCCCTGGCCGCCCTCTACTATACCGTCGGGACGCTGACGCGCAATGTCAAAATCGTTTATGGCCTGGGGGTCGCGTTTTACCCGTTCTACATCGCTTATCAAGCGGTCTTATTGAAGGGCCTGCCGTGGCGCTGGCGGATTGCGCTCGACCCCTTGCTGATGAACTGGGCGGACTTGACGGCAAAGGGGGGCGGCGGGAATTGGGTCAATGCGGAATCCATCAATCAATTCGCATTCAATTATAACTCAGACGTGATTGCGAATCGCCTTCTGATGATCGGCGTTTCACTCCTTTGTCTGACGTTACTCTACCTCCGTTTTTCGACTATCGAACGAGGCAAGAAGAACGCCGAGCCTAATCAGACTTCGATTTTCGGCCTCGCGCCGAAAACAGAGAGGCTCTACAGCGAACCGCTAAGTCCCGGCGCGGCGCCATCCGTTCAGGTGATTAAAACTGCCGCGGCGGAGAAAGTGGCCATCCCGCGGGTCAACATCATCACTCAAGGTTGGCGGGCCAGCCGCCAACAATTTATGGCGGCATTCGAAGCCGAGTTCCGATTGCTGCGTGCCGAACGCAGCCTGGTCGTGGTTGTGCCGCTCATCATGCTTCTGTGCGGCCTGGAATTAGCCATATATGAAGTCGTCCCCGGAGTCTCATACTCAGCAACCTATGCGGGCAGGACGGCAAGCACGCTGTTTTTATTTCTATTCGGAGTCGCGGTTTTCTACACGGGCGAAACCATGCACCGTGACCGTGAACTGAGAATCGAGCCTCTGTTATGGAGTATGCCTGCGCCGAGTTCCGTTCTACTGTTCTCAAAGGTTTTAACTACATTCCTGCTTTCGATTTTTCTCATTATGATGGTCGCCCTGACCGCCATCGGGTTGCAGATTTACAAAGGCCACACGCCGCTTCAGTTCTCCCTCTATATTGCGATTCACGCGGTCATCTCAGTTCCGAGCGGGTTTTTTATGATTGCTGCATCCGTTGCCTCGAATGCGCTATGGCGTGATAAATACCTGGCATATGCCGTCAACCTCGGCGTCGGCGGGGCGCTTTACTACCTGATCAGTCAGGGACATAACCACCCCCTTTATAACCCCGTGCTTTACCAGCTTTGGACGCCTGCTGATTTTGTAAATGGCGGTCATCACCTGAAACTCATTCTGGTTCATCGAGTTTACTGTGTCGCCCTCTCCGCCTTACTTCTCGCGTTGGCGCTCCTCTGTTTCGAGCGGAAATCAACGAAAGAGCTAAAGGAGTCTGGTCGCCTAAGCGACCGGGGGTGGACACTGTTGATTGCAGCGGGTTCTGCCCTGATCGCCATGAGCATGGGGTTGATGATCAACAGGGGTTGGTAA
- a CDS encoding thiol-disulfide isomerase, which translates to MSLVTYKEIRPWAKAIREKIITRAMPPWHADAAVGHWANDRRMSQQEIDTIVAWIDAGAKEGRPEDLPAMPTFSSGWQIGEPDMVFQMPTEFTVPAEGEIPYQYFRVPTNFKEDRYVRAMEARAGNLAVVHHIVIYVREPGAKRSKRLDLGEGLLGALSPGQTPFIAQPGTAKLIKAGSELIFQMHYTPNGKEAKDRSIVGLIFAKEPVGKVITTTAAFDIRFVIPPGAANHEIRASYEFEQDSHIISLMPHMHLRGKDIVYKAVYPDGRVETLLYIPRYNFSWQVYYYPKQPLAMPKGTRIEAVAHYDNSAANPRNPDPKQEVRFGEQTRDEMMNAFFDFTVDAPRIKNQ; encoded by the coding sequence ATGTCGCTTGTCACTTACAAAGAGATTCGGCCCTGGGCAAAAGCGATTCGCGAAAAAATTATCACTCGCGCCATGCCTCCCTGGCATGCCGACGCCGCCGTTGGGCATTGGGCAAATGATCGCCGGATGAGCCAGCAAGAGATTGACACCATCGTCGCATGGATAGATGCGGGGGCTAAGGAAGGCCGCCCTGAAGACCTTCCGGCGATGCCCACGTTTTCTTCGGGCTGGCAGATTGGCGAGCCGGATATGGTTTTCCAGATGCCGACCGAGTTCACCGTTCCCGCCGAAGGCGAGATCCCTTATCAATACTTCCGAGTGCCGACGAATTTCAAAGAGGACCGCTACGTTCGGGCCATGGAAGCGCGCGCCGGCAACCTCGCGGTCGTCCACCACATCGTCATCTATGTCCGCGAGCCGGGCGCCAAGCGGTCCAAGCGGCTCGATCTTGGCGAGGGCCTGCTGGGTGCGCTGTCGCCGGGCCAGACGCCATTCATTGCTCAACCGGGCACTGCGAAACTGATTAAGGCAGGCTCGGAGCTGATTTTCCAGATGCATTACACGCCGAATGGGAAGGAAGCAAAGGACCGCTCGATTGTCGGGTTGATCTTTGCGAAGGAGCCCGTAGGGAAGGTGATTACGACGACGGCGGCTTTCGATATACGGTTCGTCATCCCCCCCGGCGCGGCCAATCATGAGATTAGGGCAAGCTACGAATTTGAGCAGGACTCGCACATCATCAGCTTGATGCCGCACATGCACCTGCGCGGGAAAGATATCGTTTATAAAGCGGTCTACCCTGATGGGCGGGTTGAGACCCTGCTCTACATCCCGCGGTACAATTTCAGCTGGCAAGTTTATTATTACCCGAAGCAGCCTCTGGCAATGCCTAAAGGCACACGCATCGAGGCGGTCGCGCATTACGATAATTCGGCGGCGAATCCTCGCAATCCTGACCCTAAACAGGAAGTCCGTTTCGGCGAGCAAACCAGGGACGAGATGATGAATGCGTTTTTCGATTTCACGGTAGACGCCCCGCGGATCAAGAATCAGTGA